The Lycium barbarum isolate Lr01 chromosome 10, ASM1917538v2, whole genome shotgun sequence genome includes a region encoding these proteins:
- the LOC132613023 gene encoding uncharacterized protein LOC132613023 produces MKRDIVDFVAMCGNCQQVKYEHQWPDEAKVLVAQSRPKNYADRKVQELKFAIGDQVQLKVSPMKCVMRFGKRGKLSTRYIDPFEILDCIGDVASRLALPLGLAGVHPVFHVSILKKYPADGTYIGTDLLRDSFDKVKLFQEGLLTAQTGQKSCAGQKRIRELANELALPPGLLGVHSIFHISMLNKYHSDGSYVIRWDSVMLEQILSYEEESIAILNRQIRKLRSKEITSVKVQWRGRSMDEATWETQLDMTTEISSTF; encoded by the exons atgaagagagatatagttgacttTGTGGCTAtgtgtggaaattgtcagcaggtaaagtatgagcaccagtggCCTGATgag gccaaggtTTTGGTAGCTCAGAGTCGGCCAAAGAACTATGCAGACCGGAAGGTCCAGGAATTGAAGTTTGCCATTGGTGACCAGGTTcaattgaaggtttcacccatgaagtgtgttatgagatttggtaaaaggGGAAAGTTGAGCACCAGGTATATTGATCCGTTTGAGATTTTGGACtgtatcggtgatgtagcttCTCGGTTGGCATTGCCGttaggcttggcgggagttcatccggtttttcatgtttcgatactGAAGAAGTACCctgccgacggtacctacatt GGTACAGACTTGTTGCGGGATTCTTTCGACAAGGTCAAGTTGTTTCAGGAGGGGCTTCTTACAGCTCAGACTGGACAGAAAAGTTGTGCGGGTCAGAAG CGTATTAGGGAGTTAGCcaatgagttggctttgcctcctGGTTTATTGGGCGTTCACTCCATATTTCATATTTCGATGCTAAATAAGTACCATTCGGATGGTTCTTATGTGATTAGATGGGATTCGGTAATGCTTGAACAAATCCTGTCCTATGAGGAAGAGTCGATTGCTATCTTAAACCGGCAGATTCGCAAGTTGAGATCCAAAGAAATTACTTCTGTGAAGGTTCAATGGAGAGGTCGTTCGATGGACGAGGCAACTTGGGAGACCCAGTTGGATATGACGACTGAGATATCCTCGACCTTTTGA